ATTTCATGGTTGCCCAGATTCAAAGGGCCTTGTCGGAGATGCCGGGGCGGTAAAGCGTCAAACTCCTGCAAGCGAACGCTTGTAGTCCTTCTCATTCCTATTTGCGTAAGCCGTTTTGCCGACCATGCCCGCATACCGTTCCTACATCCTCTGCACATCTCCCCGCAGCGGCAGCACGCTGCTTTGCAAGCTGCTGTCGGCGACCGGTGTCGCCGGACATCCGGGATCCCATTTCCACGAACCGTCTCTGGAGGCCTGGCTGGCATATTTCGGGCTGCCGGTTGTTGCCGGGGAAGCGGGCCTGGCCACTCTGCAACGCGTTTTTGCCGCAGCGATTGACAAGGGGCGCGGCGGGACGGACGTCTATGGTCTGCGGCTGCAGCGGCACAGCTTTGATTTCTTCATGAAGAAGCTGGCCGTTCTTCATGCAGGTTTGGCGACCGACCTTGAGCGTCTGAACAAGGACTTCGGCGAAACCCTGTTCATCCATCTGACCCGGCAGGACAAGGTGGAACAGGCGGTGTCCTATGTGAAGGCGGAGCAATCCGGTCTCTGGCACAAGGCGCCGGATGGCACCGAGCTGGAACGTCTCTCCGAGCCAAAAGAGCCGGAATATGATTTTGAGGCAATCAAGGCCGAATTTGATCGCTTTACCGGGTTTGACCGGGACTGGCTGACCTGGTTCGAACACCAGCGCATTCAACCGCTTCGGATCACCTATGAGGATCTTTCGACAGATCCGCTAAGGGAGTTGGCGAGGATTCTGACGAGGCTCGGCCTTGATGCGCAGAAGGCCGAGGGGGTGATGCCGGGTGTCGCCAAACTGGCGGACGCCGTGAGTGCGGAGTGGACCGCTCGGTTTCGGAACGAACTCTGCTAGGACAATAAGGCGGACCAAAAAACCGGTGGCCTCAAACGATCCAACCTGACAATTGGCTGACAAGGCGGGTCAGGGAACCATCAGCGGTGATTTTCTATGGTTGCGGCATTGGGACAAACCCATGTCGAAAGGACCGGACATGAAAACTCGCCGCCGCAGCCTCTTCGGTGCCGGAAAACTGGCCCCAATCGCCGCCCTGCTGCTGAGCGCTGGGCTGGCGGGGGCTGCCACGCTCGGAGCCCGCAGTGCCGACACGGACAGCGGGATCGGTGTTTCGGGTGCGCGTCATCTTGTCAGCCGGACCGGATTCGGGGCGTCGCCGGCCGAGATCGAGACGTTCCGCCTGTTGACGCGTGAACAGGCCGTCGACCGAATTCTCGCAGGACTGGGCGAGATGGCAGAAACGCCCATGCCGTCCTGGACACGGGACTGGATCTATCCGGCCGACCAGATCTGGACACTTGGCCCGACCATTGAGGAATTCTTCTATGTGTCGCGCGACCTTGAGGCGGACGAACTCCGCCTCTGGTGGTTGCGTGAAATGGTCACGACCGCGTCTCCCCAGACGGAGCGCCTGACGCTCTTCTGGCACGATCATTTCGCGGTCAAATTCTCCGATGTCGAGAACTCGCACTGGCTTGCCCGGCAAAACGCTCATCTGAGACGGCACGCTGCGGGCAATTTCTGGGATCTTGCGGCAGGCATGTTGAAAGACCCGATGTTGCTGGCATTTCTCACCAATACGGAGAACACCAGGGACAAGCCCAACGAGAATCTGGCACGAGAATTCTTCGAGCTGTTCACGCTTGGCGAAGGACGCGGCTATACCGAAGCCGACGTCAAGGAGGCTGCGCGTGCCTTGACGGGACATGGGATCACAGCCTTGGGCGAACCGGGCTTTGCACTTTTCCCGGAAGAGCATGACGCAGGCTCCAAGACGGTGTTTGGCAAAACCGGTCCGTTCAAGGCCGAAGACCTTTTGGCACTGGTGTTCGATCACCCTGAATTCGGACCCTATATCGTTGAAAAACTCTGGCTTGAATTTGTTTCGGATCAGCCTGATCCGGAGGAAATCAAGCGGTTGGCAGCTGTGTGGCGCTCCCGGGATTTCGCCCTGAAACCGCTCTACCGCGCCCTTTTGCTGTCGGATGCGTTTTGGGACCCGGCCAACCGTGGCCGCCTGATAAAAAGTCCGGTGGAACTTTATGTCGGCACGGTCCGCTCGCTTGGACTGACGGTGGCGCAGCCCGAAGAAGCGCTCTGGGCGCTGGAAGACCTCGGCCAGCTGCTGTTTGAACCGCCGAACGTGGCTGGCTGGCCGGGGGGAACCGCCTGGATTACGGATGCGTCCGCCGTGGCGCGGACGGCAGAATTGTCCAGCCTGCTCAGCTGGCAGGCCTCGGGATCGACCAAACGCACGAAGCCTCCCGCACCGGATCAGCCTGGTGATGACGGGCACATGCCAAGTGTTGCAAGCAAGGCGCCCGCCACCCGGACCTTGCAGATTGGAGCTGTTTTTGCGACCGAGGCGGAGACCTATGAGGATGGTGAAGAGCGCGGTTCCCGTGCCCTGCTGACACTGTATGACGTTCGCTACGGTGGCCGGCGCTGGCGTTCCCTTACGCTCAATCTTGAACAGGTCGTCGGTGAGGAGCTGCCCTATCTCGACATCTTCACGGGAGATTGCACACCCTTGTGTTTTCCCAGCCTCCCGCGCGATCAGGACGAAAGGGATTGGATCGGCTACGCGCCGGAGCCCGACTTGCGGGAGAGCTTCGGTGACTTCGATCCGGCGGATTTGCAGTTTGCTGCAACGCTGATCCGGTATCTGCCGGAAATTGTTGAACAGACGCGGCCCTCGATTGTCTGGTCCGATACCTATGCCCGGGAAATGGCGGAGGAAGAAGGTTTTCAGCCCGCTCCACTCGAACGGATACAGGCCATCGCCCGCGACCTTGCAGACAGAAGTGTCCCTGTCTTTAACGGCATCCGGTCCGCGGGTTTCCGGATAGAGGAAGGCGCTGCAGGTGTCCTTGGCCTGTCCGGGCTGGAGAACGGTTACCGGGACGGTGCAGATCTGGAGGACGTTCTTGAGGCCAGGGAGGCCGGCACATTCGAAGCTCTTGGTGCGCTTCAGCCAAAGACGGCCTTTGTGTCCGCCTCTGCCTGGATGAACGCGCTGGCGCCGGCTGAAACGGCGGATGTGGCAGCTGAACAAGCCCTGCTGGCCCTTCCGCTTCCGGTTGACGGCAAGCGGCGCGAAATGATTGCGTCCGACCCGGAGGCGTTGATCCGCCGGATTGTGCTCTCTCCGCAATACCAAGTGAATTGAAGAAAGGTCGCACCATGTCCCGACTGCTGTCCCCGTCCCGACGCCGTTTCCTGCAGGCTCTCGGCGTGGGCGTCACAAGCGCTTTGCCCAGTCTCGGCCTGCCTGGTTTCCTGCGTGCGGCAGAAGCAGCGCCAACGCCGGATCATTTGCTCGTGCTGGTGGAACTGGCCGGCGGAAATGACGGCCTCAACACGCATGTCCCGCACAAGGACCCTCAATACCGGCACCTCAGGCCGGAGATTGGTCTCGATACCGCGCAGTTGATCATGCTGGACGGCGAAACTGGGTTGCATCCGTCGCTAAAACCCCTTGGCGCTCACTGGGAACGGGGGGAGCTTCAGATCGTGGAAGGTGTCGGCTACCCCAACCCCAACCGCTCCCATTTCCGGTCGATCGAGATCTGGAACTCCGGAGGTGGTCCGGACAGTCTGTCGTCGTCGGGCTGGATTTCGTCGGCATTGTCGATAGCAGATCGGTCTTCAAGAGCAGATGCCGACGGCCTTGTGTTGGGAGGGGAGATGGGACCACTTGCAGGACCCGGTCGGTTTTCAGCCATTCGGGACGTCGATGCCTATCTCGGTGCGCTCGACCTCGTCGGCGATCGGCGACATCCGGTGCGTCCGGCGTCGACCCACAGCCCGATGCAGCACGTTCTCGACGCTTACGAAAGTGCTCAGGTCACCGGTGAGCAGATCCGGAAAAAGCTCGACCGGTATCGAGGCCGCCGCTGGGCCTTTCCGGAAACAGGGCTTGGGGATCAGCTTCATGTGGCGGCCCGGCTGCTGGATGCTGGCGTTGAAGTGCCGGTGATCAAGGTCGTTCAGGACGGTTACGATACCCATGAGGGCCAATCCGGCACCCATGCG
This genomic interval from Labrenzia sp. VG12 contains the following:
- a CDS encoding DUF1501 domain-containing protein gives rise to the protein MSRLLSPSRRRFLQALGVGVTSALPSLGLPGFLRAAEAAPTPDHLLVLVELAGGNDGLNTHVPHKDPQYRHLRPEIGLDTAQLIMLDGETGLHPSLKPLGAHWERGELQIVEGVGYPNPNRSHFRSIEIWNSGGGPDSLSSSGWISSALSIADRSSRADADGLVLGGEMGPLAGPGRFSAIRDVDAYLGALDLVGDRRHPVRPASTHSPMQHVLDAYESAQVTGEQIRKKLDRYRGRRWAFPETGLGDQLHVAARLLDAGVEVPVIKVVQDGYDTHEGQSGTHAALLDDLSTSLHVFAEALRQIGLWHRTTIVTYSEFGRRARENGSAGTDHGTAAPVIVLGGSVAGGLGGRRPSLDSLVDDDLVFTTDYREVYHALLRDLWGLEAGAYDGFEQQHLRILKS
- a CDS encoding Stf0 family sulfotransferase, with product MPAYRSYILCTSPRSGSTLLCKLLSATGVAGHPGSHFHEPSLEAWLAYFGLPVVAGEAGLATLQRVFAAAIDKGRGGTDVYGLRLQRHSFDFFMKKLAVLHAGLATDLERLNKDFGETLFIHLTRQDKVEQAVSYVKAEQSGLWHKAPDGTELERLSEPKEPEYDFEAIKAEFDRFTGFDRDWLTWFEHQRIQPLRITYEDLSTDPLRELARILTRLGLDAQKAEGVMPGVAKLADAVSAEWTARFRNELC
- a CDS encoding DUF1800 family protein, producing the protein MKTRRRSLFGAGKLAPIAALLLSAGLAGAATLGARSADTDSGIGVSGARHLVSRTGFGASPAEIETFRLLTREQAVDRILAGLGEMAETPMPSWTRDWIYPADQIWTLGPTIEEFFYVSRDLEADELRLWWLREMVTTASPQTERLTLFWHDHFAVKFSDVENSHWLARQNAHLRRHAAGNFWDLAAGMLKDPMLLAFLTNTENTRDKPNENLAREFFELFTLGEGRGYTEADVKEAARALTGHGITALGEPGFALFPEEHDAGSKTVFGKTGPFKAEDLLALVFDHPEFGPYIVEKLWLEFVSDQPDPEEIKRLAAVWRSRDFALKPLYRALLLSDAFWDPANRGRLIKSPVELYVGTVRSLGLTVAQPEEALWALEDLGQLLFEPPNVAGWPGGTAWITDASAVARTAELSSLLSWQASGSTKRTKPPAPDQPGDDGHMPSVASKAPATRTLQIGAVFATEAETYEDGEERGSRALLTLYDVRYGGRRWRSLTLNLEQVVGEELPYLDIFTGDCTPLCFPSLPRDQDERDWIGYAPEPDLRESFGDFDPADLQFAATLIRYLPEIVEQTRPSIVWSDTYAREMAEEEGFQPAPLERIQAIARDLADRSVPVFNGIRSAGFRIEEGAAGVLGLSGLENGYRDGADLEDVLEAREAGTFEALGALQPKTAFVSASAWMNALAPAETADVAAEQALLALPLPVDGKRREMIASDPEALIRRIVLSPQYQVN